The Tubulanus polymorphus chromosome 1, tnTubPoly1.2, whole genome shotgun sequence genome contains a region encoding:
- the LOC141906748 gene encoding uncharacterized protein LOC141906748, translating into MDQPALRYFWRNLEDRPPDVYQMLVNIFGARWSASIANYALKMTARDAKDVPQAVRDAVLRDFYMDDFLKSVKTVLEAIEMLLQVSSTVAVGGFRLTNQLPKERALGVLWDAENDVIGIRLDWDADLPEEDVRDWKLWLDALRSLPDVHKVRCYKPSEDEPSRRELHLFCDASTKVAYFRLVMPDGDLHCSFVMSKTRVAPLKMMSIVRLELQAAVLAVRLAEAIKKEVTCRIDETVYWSDSKVVLGYIMNESRRFHVFVAVRISEIHDSTTPNQWRHVPGCENPADDCSRGVSAAKLSPDCRWLTGPSFLWNSVESWPEDIPLKSSSAPMTPK; encoded by the exons ATGGATCAACCAGCATTACGTTACTTCTGGAGGAATCTAGAAGACCGTCCACCAGACGTCTACCAGATGCTGGTCAACATTTTCGGCGCCCGATGGTCCGCGTCTATCGCTAATTATGCCTTGAAGATGACTGCACGCGATGCTAAAGATGTTCCGCAAGCCGTCCGCGACGCCGTTCTTCGCGATTTCTATATGGACGACTTCCTCAAATCAGTCAAGACAGTTCTCGAAGCCATTGAGATGTTGTTACAGGTCTCTTCTACAGTTGCTGTTGGCGGTTTTCGGCTTACGAA TCAACTACCTAAAGAACGAGCGCTCGGCGTATTATGGGACGCTGAAAACGATGTTATTGGTATACGA CTTGATTGGGATGCTGACTTACCTGAAGAAGATGTACGTGATTGGAAGTTATGGTTAGATGCTTTAAGGTCGTTACCAGATGTTCACAAAGTCCGTTGCTACAAGCCGTCTGAAGATGAACCTAGTCGCCGCGAACTTCACCTGTTTTGCGATGCGTCCACAAAGGTCGCATACTTCCGTTTAGTAATGCCCGACGGTGATCTACATTGCAGTTTCGTGATGAGTAAAACCCGTGTAGCTCCATTAAAGATGATGTCAATTGTCCGACTCGAACTTCAAGCTGCTGTCCTCGCTGTTCGTTTGGCTGAAGCTATCAAGAAAGAAGTTACATGTCGAATCGACGAAACTGTCTACTGGTCCGATAGCAAGGTTGTCTTAGGCTACATTATGAACGAGAGCAGGCGTTTTCATGTCTTTGTCGCGGTGAGAATATCCGAGATCCACGACTCAACTACACCTAATCAATGGCGCCACGTACCGGGCTGCGAGAACCCTGCAGATGATTGCTCAAGAGGTGTTTCGGCTGCTAAGTTATCACCGGATTGTAGATGGCTGACTGGTCCAAGTTTTCTATGGAACTCCGTCGAATCGTGGCCTGAAGATATTCCCCTGAAGAGTTCGTCAGCACCGATGACCCCGAAGTAA